From Fusarium musae strain F31 chromosome 8, whole genome shotgun sequence:
CTGCCTGAATGGCTCCAACTAAAATCCACGATTTTTCAAATGGCTTGTCGTATATCTAACGATCCTCCGCTGTCAATCTACCATTTCTCCTCCAGCATTTCTAAAACAACTCACAATGTCTCACGCATCGACACAGACCTGTCCATGCCACGCCGCGGGCCAAGATCCCGCAGAAATCACAACTCTGCACCAAGCAGCCTTTCACCAAGACAACCAACGACTAGAACAGCTTCTACAAGACGGCGCTGACGTATCAGCTACACAGACGGCTCGTGACTTCACGCCACTTCACTATGCCGTGCAGTTCGGCGACGAGAAAGCTGTGCAGATGCTCATTGAAGCTGGGTCCAACGTCTCTGCGGCAAGCTATGATGGCGTCACGCCGTTGCACAACACATCAGCCGGTGGTGACGTGAAAATCACTGAAGTGCTCCTAAAGGCGGGGGCCAATGTTGACAGTCGCAATATCGATGAAGAAACGCCTCTGCATGTTGTGTCATTGTTTGGGGAGACACAAATCGCTAAGCTCCTCATAGACACTGGGGCGGATGTATCGGCAAAGGATTGCTACGGAAACACAGCTTTGCATATCGCTGCAGCCCATGAGCACATTGGAATTGTCCAAAtgcttcttgaagctgaCGCTGATGTAAATGCAGTGAATAACAATGGGGATCCCGTGTTGCATCATGCAATAAGCGACGGACCACAATGCGTCAAATTGCTAATCGATCGTGGGGCAAATATCCGCCTCAAAGGCGAAGGCGGTGACACACTCCTGCATCGCGCAGCGCAGAGCTCACCTGAACTAGCGCGAGACTTACTCAAAGCTAGCATGGACATTGAAGCGGTAAACGACGAAGGAGCATCACCTCTCCACGTTGCTGCAACGTATGGGGATATTGCATCATTGAAGATGCTGGTAGAGAGTGGAGCCGATGTCAACACGGCCAACAATGACGGCGAGACGGCTCTGCATCTTGTGGCAGGGAACCCATCCGCGCCATATCTCGGCAGCGGGCCTGATTTAGATGAGAAGACGAGAGTGTTGATACAGGCGGGAGCGGATATCGAGGCGAAGGCAAAGTCTGGAAAGACACCTCTGGACTACGCAGTTGATTCTGGCCGTGAAACTGTTGAGAAGGTACTACGTGAGAGGGCAGTGTAAGTGCAGAACAGTCGGACAGGGTCTTGCTATGCTACCAAACATGTATGCAGTAAGACATGGTTATTCAAAAGCTACACAATCCGTCTATAGCAGTATGGTCAATTGTTACATCCAACAGAGCTAGTTCTGAATATCTCATGTACGATCGACAAGGGCCCAGGTATGATCAGCAATCTtccctctctcctcctcagtccACTCCTTCTTCCCTCCAATCACCTTTCCATGATTATCGGTACAAGCCCAGGACGTGTCTTTGGACTGCAACTCATCCGCCGCTTTGTACAGTCCATCAAGTTGTCTTTCAGCACACTGCTCAGGCTGGAGGCCGACCAATTTCGAAGCAACCTTGGACACAGCTCGGAAATACCAAGCTGAGTTCTTTGGTGTTGCTGTGTTTACAACTCCCGGATATCCGTGTGCGAAGAACTGTTTGGAGCCTTGATTTTGAAGTGCGTGATACTGTATCATTGCGTCATTCATGGTGATACAGTGGTTGGCTGCGTGAGCAAGACTGAAAGTTTCCTTGAGGTCGAGATCATCCCAGTTTAGCTTGTCCGGACTAGCGTTGAGTCCATCTAAAACGAGAAGTACTTTCGCATCCTGGCTAAGAATGGGCCTGAGCTCTCTAATCAAGAGCTGACGGCCGTAGTAGTGCAACGCCATCTTCCTGTCAATCCCCTCAGGTGTTTCCGTCCGTCCAGCGAATGACATGATTCCCTGCGTCATCacgagaagatcgagaggACTGTTCTGGCTATTATCTCGGAACTCTTGCGCAAACTCTTTCAAAGCGTGCATTGATGTTGCGTCGACAGCGCGAAATGAGACTTTGTCAGCTGGCATGACCTGAGGTTTTGTGCGGCCCACAATGGTGATTGATGAGAACTGGTAATTGGATGATGCTGCCAGACGGCTGGCGATTGCGTAGCCGATACCGCTGGTGCCGCCTACTACCAGAGCGTTGGAGCCGGTTATGACTTTATtcatggtgaagatgagatgaagagagGAGATGCAGGGTCAAACAAGATGCGCAGGGAAGAACAAGATATAATGGCGGATGGTATGACAGACCAGTCAAAGCTGGCAAATGAGCATTATTTATATTGAAAGGTTTTGATTAATGATAAGAGTTGATACTGCGCCGCTTTTATGCGCGCAGATCACTAGTGCTTATGTTGTCGCATAATCGTCTGCAAAAGGAGATTTTCCATACCCGTCTCACAATACACATTATCCCGAGTCCGAGTCCGAAAACAATCGCGGGTACCCGTCTACGTCTCACCGACTCACAGGCTACTTCTTCAATGAACGTATAATCTCTTCCATACGAGCAAACGCAAACTCTTCCATTACCTCCCTCCAGATCCTGTCCTGAACACTCTTACCCTCTTCAGTGTAGTAGTATACGCCGAAGCTGCGATCTGTTAGCCGGTGGTGGAAAATGCGTTGCAGAAGTACTTACGGATAGATCTTCCAGTCCATCAAATACGACCCATGGGATTCCTCTCCTTTGACTATCGCTGCATCAACGTAGGTTGAGGCAGCTTGTTCCTGCGTACGGCCGACTAACTTAGTTGCTGTGGCCatcgccattctcatcagccaagtCCCTTTGTCCATCAACCCGGTGCCCTTTGTCATGCCTGGATCAACAAGGTTTATGACAACATCGCTTGGGTCAACATGCTGAGAGAGTTTGTCGATAAAGAAGTGACCGAGAAGCTTGGATTTCCCGTAATGGCCCATGCCATCGAAATTAGCTTCTGAATCGAGCGCAGAGATGATATGGTCTGTCTTGGCTTCAGGTAATTCGCAGTGCATGGCGGTTCCGGAACTGACGATAGTGAGGCGGCCTGGTTTCGGAGCTGGAGCCCTTCTCTTGAGTATAGGCAAGAGAAGAACTGATAGATACATGTTAGAGAGAAAGTTGACCTGCACAATCTCCTGATGACCTGTTGCCTTGTTAAGATGGAAGGTTATATCACCCATGCCAGCGTTGAGAATGACGAGGTCAATCCTAGGCAGAGTCTCGCAGCCCTTAGCAAAGTCCTCAATCGAGCGGTAAGACCCCATGTCAAGCTCCCAAACATCAATCTGGGgacttgttgatgctgatgtttGACGAAGCTCCTCAGCTGCAGCAGTGCCCTTGTCTTTGGATCTCACcgccatgatgagatggcTTAGATTatgctggaggagaagcttggcacATGCAAAGCCGATTCCGTTGTTTGCACCGGTGATGATGGCTGTTTGGCCTGAGAGATCGAGGTCCTCGGGGGGTAATTGGGGCTTGGTGCATAGTTGGGATTGGATGAAGAGTTGGCCGACGGATAGGGTAAGTGCAGGCATCTGTGACGATGCACTTCGGAAGGGAGATACGTTTTGAGCCATGGCGTGAGTAATCTGAGAGTAAAGCAAGAATTAATTTTAATGATATCGTTctctgaagaagcagctatcctttatataaagcatcCATCTACCTGAAATGCCCTTGTCTATCGTACTACTCTTTTGTGATCGACGTACCACTAACCAAGATTGGATAGCGATGTGGTCTTCACACCAAAAACATGATTCAATAATGCGCAGCATTAAGCTTTTCTTTCAGCTCTGTGCCTAATGGTAATGCCTTTGCATACTCCTCCCGATTTTTCGGATCAGCCCTCGCCAAACAACCGGATTGATGTCTAAATGTGGTTAGTTCAAATGATAAGATCTGCGGTAACTCGGAGCTTTTTGAAGTCCGAACAGGGGGGATAACGCTTAGCCTAATTCAGGCATCAATCTGGTCAAGCTGCGGAGCCTCGCTGATGCAGGATTGAGGCTGAGCGGATGCGAGATTTGGACCAGATTGAAGTCCTTTTTCGGGTCGGTCAGCATTACTCAGTCACCTTCCGTGAACATCTGATCCCATGCCAGCCACTGAGTTTACGTTTCTGACTGTCGACGGCCATGGGCGTCCACTGGAGCCCGGTAGTCGGGCTTCGATTCGTAGTCGGTGTATGAAGGGGGTCAACGTACGGCAGGATTCGCGTCGGTCGAAGAGAAAGGCGCGTAAGGCATCGGAGACAATCGCCGCAACGGAAAGTCTCAGCAAGAATATCGAGTCCCCAGAGATTGCGTCTTGTCGAGTAACAAGTTGCGGGCCCCTTTCAAAGTCACTGCAGGTTTGtactgatgagcttggcttTGACTCATCTCGCTTGCCATCAACTGCATGGCGATTAGGTATATCCACATCGTAAACTCAGTCATCTGTACTGACCCGAGATTGTAGTCGTCAAGTTCAACGCCCTGCTCGACGTGGCATATCCCCTCGAGACATCCTTCGAGAACATTGACCCCCAAGAATACAGCATGATCGACCACTTGACATTATTGAACGACAATAAGACTCTATTAGAGTCAATGTTCCTGGCTACATATACCGTGGATGATTTGTGTTCTGGAACCAAGCTATCACCTCGATCACAACGAATACTCTGCACCATTCTCTCATCTTTAAACAGAAGTCTTGGCTACGCTTCAGGGCAGCAATCCTACACCACGATattcatcatcttgatcCTTCTCTTTGCAGCTGAGTCGTTTCGAGATCTTGATGCTGTTTCAACACACCTTGACGGACTGCGGAAGTTGTTGGAACTTCGCGAGACAAAGCCTGGGCCGTTGGATTCTAAACTATTGTTCAAGATCCAGCAGGTCGACCTTAGAATGTCGTTGGCGACAGGTCGGCCACTATACTTTCCTTTCCACTATTATTATCCACAAGCGCCTGCGGGCGTCATCAGGCCGCCGAGCGTTATCCCCTGGCTGATGGTGCATCCTGCGTTGATGGCTTGCTATCAGACATTGCAAGCTTTGTCAAATCATGCAAACCAATATCGATGCTCGACGTTGAAAAAGTGTCTCGATTGGTTTTACTTCCAGTCTCAGGTCAGCACAGGTCAAACCCTATTGATAGGTATTGGAAATGGTCATCTTCCTGTTGTATCCGAAGCTCTACGACTTGGCATGCTTGCCTTCTTATCCACACTCTCACGTAGCCCGACACGGAAGGCTTACCTACCAATCTTCGCCTCGCAGCTTGAGGAATGCTGTTTAGCCATGAAACAGGAGCAAGATCCCCACAAGCCATTGCTTATttggctgatgttgatgggaTGCATCTCTACTATCGACACATCCGGCTGGATATCATCAGCATGGAGTTCTTCTGTTCCTACAGACCTATCTTGGGAAGCTGTACAAAAGGTGGTTGTCGAAATTCCATGGATCCATATGATACACGACGAGCCCGGAGAACGAAACTATAGGCACCTGCAAGCTCGAAGGGACGACTGTGTCTCGTAGTTCAACCATACACATAAACTCCAAATCTACCCCAGCCCCGTCCCCATGGACAGAGAGTCCTAGATCGTCGATGAAAGGAAGCTGTGGAATAATAGTAGTTATAGTCATATCTGGGCCCGGAGTGACGATTTAGCGACTCAGTTTCAGTTT
This genomic window contains:
- a CDS encoding hypothetical protein (EggNog:ENOG41) — protein: MSHASTQTCPCHAAGQDPAEITTLHQAAFHQDNQRLEQLLQDGADVSATQTARDFTPLHYAVQFGDEKAVQMLIEAGSNVSAASYDGVTPLHNTSAGGDVKITEVLLKAGANVDSRNIDEETPLHVVSLFGETQIAKLLIDTGADVSAKDCYGNTALHIAAAHEHIGIVQMLLEADADVNAVNNNGDPVLHHAISDGPQCVKLLIDRGANIRLKGEGGDTLLHRAAQSSPELARDLLKASMDIEAVNDEGASPLHVAATYGDIASLKMLVESGADVNTANNDGETALHLVAGNPSAPYLGSGPDLDEKTRVLIQAGADIEAKAKSGKTPLDYAVDSGRETVEKVLRERAV